One window from the genome of Bdellovibrio sp. NC01 encodes:
- a CDS encoding PilZ domain-containing protein, with the protein MEDTVKVPAPRTPLNLEVSFKRNYAREETIGTLKNISITGAFLEFSGGDVRTNEKLNLFFVVAGRERKIAAQVIWINSAGVGIKFMPTNNRDVQIVDDLIYFVENGRTEARSVMDSIFKKVG; encoded by the coding sequence GTGGAGGACACTGTTAAAGTTCCGGCACCTAGAACCCCTCTAAACCTCGAAGTTTCTTTTAAACGCAATTACGCGCGCGAAGAGACAATCGGCACGCTTAAGAATATCAGCATCACGGGAGCCTTTTTAGAGTTTTCAGGTGGAGACGTACGCACCAATGAGAAGCTTAACCTTTTCTTCGTTGTAGCAGGTCGCGAACGCAAAATCGCGGCGCAGGTAATTTGGATTAACTCTGCAGGAGTTGGTATCAAGTTCATGCCGACGAATAATCGCGACGTACAAATCGTCGATGACTTAATTTACTTCGTAGAGAACGGTCGCACAGAAGCTCGCTCTGTGATGGATTCGATTTTCAAAAAAGTAGGCTAA